A region from the Rhizobium sp. ARZ01 genome encodes:
- a CDS encoding alpha-ketoglutarate-dependent dioxygenase AlkB, with product MAEHELPTGFRYLPAYLDRPAQEALVEEVRAVVAAAPLYVPQMPKTGRPMSVRMTNCGSLGWVTDREGGYRYQETHPLTGQPWPAIPAALLRIWEEVYGYPKPPQACLVNFYDGEAKMGLHQDRDERDFEAPVVSVSLGDQCLFRIGGTVRGAQTRSFRLSSGDVVVLGGESRLSFHGVDRIFPGTSTLLRNGGRINLTLRRVDP from the coding sequence ATGGCCGAACACGAACTTCCTACGGGCTTCCGCTATCTGCCGGCCTATCTCGATAGGCCGGCGCAGGAGGCGCTGGTCGAGGAGGTTCGCGCCGTCGTCGCGGCAGCGCCGCTCTATGTTCCGCAAATGCCGAAGACCGGCAGACCGATGTCGGTTCGCATGACAAATTGCGGATCGCTCGGCTGGGTTACCGACCGCGAGGGCGGATACCGCTATCAGGAAACGCACCCGCTGACGGGCCAACCTTGGCCGGCGATCCCGGCGGCATTGCTGCGGATCTGGGAGGAGGTTTACGGCTATCCCAAGCCGCCACAGGCCTGCCTTGTCAATTTCTATGACGGCGAAGCGAAGATGGGCCTTCACCAGGATCGCGACGAACGTGATTTCGAGGCCCCGGTCGTCTCGGTATCGCTCGGCGACCAGTGCCTGTTTCGTATCGGGGGAACGGTGCGTGGAGCACAGACTCGTTCGTTCCGTCTCTCAAGCGGCGACGTGGTGGTGCTTGGCGGGGAAAGCCGGCTAAGCTTTCACGGTGTCGACCGCATTTTCCCCGGAACGTCGACATTGCTCAGGAATGGCGGCCGGATCAATCTGACGCTTCGCCGCGTGGACCCGTGA
- the lysM gene encoding peptidoglycan-binding protein LysM translates to MGLFSFIKNAGKKLGIGGDDEAPQAEVIKKELDSFDLGTGKVEVSVDGDKCVLKGVVADQNAFEKAVVAVGNTLGISKVEAADLKIVAPESGLKLAEADMTALVQAATRAKEPVFHTVKKGENLWKIAEAAYGKGKGAKHTLIFDANRPMLSHPDKIYPGQVLRIPDLGEA, encoded by the coding sequence ATGGGTCTGTTCAGTTTTATCAAGAACGCGGGTAAGAAGCTCGGCATTGGCGGCGACGACGAGGCGCCGCAGGCCGAGGTGATCAAGAAGGAACTCGATTCCTTCGACCTGGGGACGGGCAAGGTCGAGGTGTCCGTCGACGGCGACAAGTGCGTGCTCAAGGGCGTCGTTGCCGACCAGAACGCCTTCGAAAAGGCGGTTGTGGCCGTCGGCAATACGCTCGGCATCTCGAAGGTAGAGGCGGCCGATCTGAAGATCGTCGCACCGGAATCCGGCTTGAAGCTCGCCGAAGCCGACATGACGGCGCTGGTCCAGGCCGCAACGCGGGCAAAGGAACCGGTGTTCCATACCGTCAAGAAGGGCGAAAACCTCTGGAAGATTGCGGAGGCTGCCTATGGCAAGGGGAAGGGTGCGAAACATACGCTGATCTTCGACGCCAACCGGCCGATGCTGTCCCATCCGGACAAGATCTACCCGGGTCAGGTCCTCCGCATTCCCGACCTCGGCGAAGCCTGA
- the arfB gene encoding alternative ribosome rescue aminoacyl-tRNA hydrolase ArfB yields MASDPLPIKSSIVIAGWELTEQFVLAGGPGGQNVNKVSSAVQLFFNLKNSPSLGDRIKTNAAKIAGRRLSKDGVLMIEANRFRSQERNREDARERLKELLIEAAEPPPPLRKKTRPSKGAIERRLKEKAGRSDVKRMRGKPSGD; encoded by the coding sequence ATGGCCAGCGATCCACTCCCCATCAAGAGCTCCATCGTCATTGCCGGTTGGGAGCTGACAGAACAGTTCGTGCTGGCGGGAGGGCCTGGCGGTCAGAACGTCAACAAGGTGTCGTCGGCCGTGCAGCTCTTCTTCAACCTGAAGAACTCCCCCTCCTTAGGCGATCGCATCAAGACCAATGCAGCCAAAATTGCTGGCCGCCGCCTCTCCAAGGACGGCGTTCTGATGATCGAGGCCAATCGCTTCCGCAGCCAGGAGCGCAATCGCGAAGACGCACGGGAACGACTCAAGGAACTGTTGATAGAGGCGGCCGAACCGCCACCGCCACTGCGCAAGAAGACACGGCCGTCGAAAGGCGCGATCGAGCGGCGATTGAAGGAGAAGGCAGGCCGGTCCGACGTCAAGAGAATGCGCGGCAAGCCCTCGGGTGATTGA
- a CDS encoding phosphoenolpyruvate carboxykinase: MKELGIRNPSNGLEAIGFKDTGTVRYNLTEVDLYEEALGRGEAVKTAHGALRALTGQHTGRSPKDKFVVRDENTTDQIWWDNNKELSPAHFEALRQDMLAHAAGKDLFVQDLVGGADAENALPTRVVTELAWHSLFIRNLLIRPAREALEGFLPKLTIIDLPTFKADPVRHGARTETMIACDLTNGLILIAGTYYAGEMKKSVFTALNYILPAKNVMPMHCSANVGPDGDAAVFFGLSGTGKTTLSADPKRTLIGDDEHGWGENGIFNFEGGCYAKTIRLSAEAEPEIYATTQRFGTVLENVILDANGVPDFNDGSLTENTRCAYPLHFIPNASETGVAGHPKTIIMLTADAFGVMPPIARLTPDQAMYHFLSGYTAKVAGTERGVTEPEATFSTCFGAPFMPRHPAEYGNLLKKLIAEHGVTCWLVNTGWTGGAYGEGKRMPIKATRALLTAALDGSLNGALFRRDDNFGFEVPVSVPDVDTKILDPRSTWSDGAAYDKQARKLVEMFVTNFTKFEDHVDGGVRDAAPGFRAAAE, from the coding sequence ATGAAGGAACTGGGCATTCGCAACCCATCGAACGGGCTCGAAGCGATCGGCTTCAAGGACACTGGAACGGTCCGCTACAATCTGACGGAAGTCGATCTCTACGAGGAAGCCCTCGGTCGAGGCGAAGCCGTCAAGACGGCGCACGGCGCGCTGCGTGCCCTGACCGGTCAGCATACGGGGCGCTCGCCCAAGGACAAGTTCGTCGTCCGCGACGAAAACACCACGGATCAGATCTGGTGGGACAACAACAAGGAACTGTCGCCGGCGCATTTCGAAGCATTGCGTCAGGACATGCTGGCGCATGCTGCCGGCAAGGACCTCTTCGTTCAGGACCTGGTCGGAGGTGCGGACGCGGAGAACGCATTGCCGACCCGCGTTGTGACCGAGCTTGCGTGGCACTCCCTTTTCATCCGCAACCTTCTGATCCGTCCGGCGCGTGAAGCACTCGAAGGCTTCCTGCCGAAGCTGACGATCATCGACCTTCCGACCTTCAAGGCTGATCCGGTCCGCCACGGTGCCCGCACCGAGACGATGATCGCCTGCGACCTGACCAACGGCCTCATCCTGATCGCCGGCACTTACTATGCTGGTGAGATGAAGAAGTCCGTGTTCACCGCGCTGAACTACATCCTTCCGGCCAAGAACGTCATGCCGATGCACTGCTCGGCCAATGTCGGCCCGGATGGGGACGCAGCAGTCTTCTTCGGCCTGTCGGGCACGGGCAAGACGACGCTTTCGGCCGATCCGAAGCGTACGCTGATCGGCGACGACGAGCACGGCTGGGGCGAGAACGGCATCTTCAATTTCGAAGGCGGCTGCTACGCCAAGACGATCCGCCTCTCCGCCGAGGCCGAGCCGGAAATCTACGCCACCACGCAGCGTTTCGGGACCGTCCTGGAGAACGTGATCCTCGACGCCAATGGCGTACCGGACTTCAACGATGGTTCGCTCACGGAAAACACCCGCTGCGCCTATCCGCTGCACTTCATTCCGAACGCGAGCGAGACCGGCGTTGCCGGGCACCCGAAGACGATCATCATGCTGACGGCCGATGCCTTCGGCGTCATGCCGCCGATCGCGCGCCTGACCCCTGATCAGGCGATGTACCACTTCCTCTCCGGCTACACCGCCAAGGTTGCCGGCACGGAGCGTGGCGTCACCGAGCCTGAAGCGACCTTCTCCACCTGCTTCGGCGCGCCGTTCATGCCGCGGCATCCGGCGGAATACGGCAACCTGCTGAAGAAGCTGATCGCCGAGCATGGCGTTACTTGCTGGCTGGTCAACACCGGCTGGACGGGCGGCGCCTATGGCGAAGGCAAGCGCATGCCGATCAAGGCGACGCGCGCCCTGCTGACGGCTGCACTCGACGGCTCGCTGAACGGTGCGTTGTTCCGCCGCGACGACAATTTCGGCTTCGAGGTCCCGGTTTCCGTACCGGACGTCGACACCAAGATTCTCGACCCGCGCTCGACCTGGTCTGATGGCGCCGCCTACGACAAGCAGGCGCGCAAGCTGGTCGAGATGTTCGTGACCAACTTTACGAAGTTCGAGGACCATGTGGACGGAGGTGTACGCGACGCGGCGCCTGGCTTTCGGGCCGCGGCCGAGTAG
- a CDS encoding response regulator transcription factor: protein MQTIALVDDDRNILTSVSIALEAEGYRVETYTDGASALDGLLARPPQLAIFDIKMPRMDGMELLRRLRQKSDIPVIFLTSKDEEIDELFGLKMGADDFITKPFSQRLLVERVKAVLRRASSREAAAAGAAATVKTGDVQSRSLERGQLAMDQERHTCTWKGEPVTLTVTEFLILHALAQRPGVVKSRDSLMDAAYDEQVYVDDRTIDSHIKRLRKKFKMVDTDFDMIETLYGVGYRFRESA, encoded by the coding sequence ATGCAGACGATCGCGCTGGTGGACGACGACAGGAATATTCTGACGTCGGTGTCAATCGCGCTCGAAGCCGAAGGCTACCGTGTCGAGACCTACACTGACGGGGCGTCCGCCCTCGATGGCCTTCTCGCTCGGCCGCCACAACTTGCGATCTTCGACATCAAGATGCCGCGCATGGACGGTATGGAGCTTCTGCGCCGGCTGCGGCAGAAGTCAGACATTCCGGTGATCTTCCTGACCTCCAAGGACGAGGAGATCGACGAACTGTTCGGTCTGAAGATGGGCGCCGACGACTTCATCACCAAGCCCTTCTCCCAGCGCCTCCTCGTGGAGCGCGTCAAGGCGGTCCTGCGCCGCGCCTCCAGCCGCGAGGCGGCAGCTGCTGGAGCAGCTGCGACCGTAAAGACCGGCGATGTCCAGTCCCGTTCGCTGGAGCGCGGCCAGCTTGCCATGGACCAGGAACGCCACACCTGCACTTGGAAGGGCGAGCCCGTCACGCTGACCGTGACCGAGTTCCTCATCCTGCACGCGCTGGCGCAACGTCCGGGCGTCGTCAAAAGCCGCGACTCGCTGATGGATGCGGCGTATGACGAGCAGGTCTATGTGGACGACCGCACGATCGACAGCCACATCAAGCGGCTGCGCAAGAAATTCAAGATGGTCGACACCGACTTCGACATGATCGAAACGCTCTACGGCGTCGGCTACCGGTTCCGCGAATCGGCCTGA
- a CDS encoding sensor histidine kinase: MDDQEGRPATRTARWYWTYPFKLIRRIFGNAVFSSLTRRILFFNLVALVVLVAGILYLNQFREGLIDARVESLLTQGEIIAGAISASASVDTNSITIDPEKLLELQAGQSITPLPNDEDLEFPINPERVAPVLRRLISPTRVRARIYDTDANLLLDSRHLYTQGQVLRFDLPPVEPEESSMIDRLLVWFNRILQPSNLPHYKEAPGGDGSIYPEVMNALTGVRGAVVRVTDKGELIVSVAVPVQRFRAVLGVLLLSTQAGDIDKIVHAERLAIMRVFGVAALGNVFLSLLLSSTIANPLRRLSAAAIRVRRGGAKEREEIPDFSARQDEIGNLSVALREMTTALYDRIDAIESFAADVSHELKNPLTSLRSAVETLPLARTDESKKRLMDIIQHDVRRLDRLISDISDASRLDAELARSDAKTVDLERVLGDLVDISRQVRSNKKPVTLDFVVDRSDNPKARFNISGYELRIGQIITNLIENARSFVPEQGGRIVVRLSNSRNGRRIVKVEDNGPGIQAEDIDRIFERFYTDRPASEDFGQNSGLGLSISRQIAEAHGGTLKAENIIDRSTGEIKGARFILSLPAGRAQ; the protein is encoded by the coding sequence CTGGACGATCAGGAGGGTCGCCCGGCCACCCGCACGGCACGCTGGTACTGGACCTATCCCTTCAAGCTGATCCGGCGCATTTTCGGCAATGCCGTCTTCTCCAGCCTGACGCGCCGTATCCTGTTCTTCAATCTCGTCGCGCTGGTCGTTCTGGTCGCCGGGATCTTGTATCTCAACCAGTTTCGAGAGGGCCTGATTGACGCGCGCGTCGAAAGCCTGTTGACGCAAGGCGAGATCATCGCCGGCGCGATCTCGGCGTCCGCCTCCGTCGACACAAACTCCATTACGATCGATCCGGAAAAGCTGCTGGAACTTCAGGCCGGCCAGAGCATCACCCCGCTGCCCAATGACGAGGATCTCGAATTTCCGATCAACCCGGAGCGTGTCGCACCGGTCCTTCGGCGCCTGATCTCGCCGACCCGGGTCCGCGCGCGCATCTACGACACCGACGCCAACCTGCTGCTCGACTCGCGGCACCTCTACACGCAGGGCCAGGTTCTCCGCTTTGACCTTCCCCCGGTTGAGCCGGAGGAATCCTCCATGATCGATCGACTGCTCGTCTGGTTCAATCGCATTCTGCAGCCGAGCAACCTGCCGCACTACAAGGAAGCACCCGGCGGCGACGGATCGATCTATCCGGAAGTGATGAATGCGCTGACGGGCGTCCGCGGCGCGGTCGTGCGCGTCACCGACAAGGGCGAGCTGATCGTATCGGTCGCCGTCCCGGTGCAGCGCTTCCGCGCTGTGCTCGGCGTGCTGTTGCTTTCCACCCAGGCCGGCGACATCGACAAGATCGTCCACGCGGAGCGTCTCGCCATCATGCGCGTGTTCGGCGTCGCAGCGCTGGGCAACGTGTTTCTGTCGCTACTCCTTTCGAGCACGATCGCCAACCCGCTGCGTCGCTTGTCGGCCGCCGCAATCCGTGTGCGACGGGGCGGCGCGAAGGAGCGTGAAGAGATCCCCGATTTCTCGGCCCGCCAGGACGAGATCGGCAACCTCTCGGTCGCCTTGCGCGAAATGACGACGGCGCTCTACGACCGCATCGACGCGATCGAGAGCTTCGCCGCGGACGTCAGCCATGAATTGAAGAACCCACTCACATCGCTGCGCAGCGCCGTCGAGACGCTGCCACTGGCGCGCACGGACGAGTCGAAGAAGCGCCTGATGGACATCATCCAGCACGATGTGCGCCGCCTCGACCGGCTCATCAGTGACATCTCGGACGCCTCCCGCCTCGATGCGGAACTGGCCCGTAGCGATGCCAAGACGGTGGATCTGGAGAGGGTCCTCGGTGATCTCGTCGACATCTCGCGTCAGGTCCGCAGCAACAAGAAGCCGGTCACTCTGGATTTTGTCGTCGACCGCAGCGACAACCCGAAGGCGCGCTTCAACATCAGCGGTTACGAGCTTCGTATCGGTCAGATCATCACCAATCTGATCGAGAACGCCCGTTCCTTCGTGCCGGAACAGGGTGGCCGGATCGTCGTGCGCCTCTCGAACAGCCGCAACGGCCGACGAATCGTCAAGGTCGAGGACAACGGCCCCGGCATTCAGGCGGAAGACATCGATCGCATCTTCGAGCGTTTCTACACTGATCGGCCGGCGAGCGAAGACTTCGGTCAGAATTCGGGTCTCGGCCTGTCGATCTCGCGGCAGATCGCCGAGGCACATGGCGGCACGCTGAAGGCCGAAAACATCATCGATCGCAGCACCGGCGAAATCAAAGGCGCGCGCTTCATCCTCTCGTTGCCGGCGGGACGCGCGCAATGA
- a CDS encoding HPr kinase/phosphorylase yields the protein MSHDVNVHGTAIVIGTTGLIFMGPSGSGKTAAALHCMGRARERGLFSALVADDQVLLRVAGAAIVARAPAAIAGLAEVRGSGIVSVETVPCAILARVIRPIPPPFAERIAPEAEDCEILPGQRLPVTRLPIGDGFDFFDRLTLILPFLVWK from the coding sequence ATGAGCCACGACGTCAACGTGCATGGCACCGCGATCGTCATCGGCACGACTGGGCTGATCTTCATGGGCCCTTCCGGCTCGGGCAAGACCGCGGCTGCGCTTCATTGCATGGGGCGCGCCCGGGAACGCGGTCTCTTTTCGGCTCTCGTCGCCGACGACCAGGTCCTGCTCAGGGTGGCCGGGGCCGCCATCGTGGCGCGCGCCCCGGCAGCGATCGCGGGGTTGGCGGAAGTGCGCGGGTCCGGCATCGTTTCCGTAGAGACCGTGCCATGCGCTATCCTCGCGCGAGTCATCCGGCCAATCCCCCCCCCCTTCGCCGAAAGGATCGCGCCAGAGGCGGAGGACTGCGAAATCCTGCCGGGCCAACGGCTCCCGGTAACACGCCTGCCGATCGGAGATGGCTTCGATTTCTTCGATCGATTGACACTCATCTTGCCGTTTCTGGTCTGGAAGTGA
- a CDS encoding PTS sugar transporter subunit IIA: MIGLVLVTHGKLAEEFRLALEHVVGPQEAIETVCIGPEDDMDQRRQDVLEAAHRADRGQGVIILTDMFGGTPSNLAISVMSSGTIEVIAGVNLPMLIKLAGVRNDGDMERSLVEASEAGRKYINVASRVLSGK, translated from the coding sequence ATGATCGGACTGGTGCTTGTCACCCACGGCAAGCTGGCGGAAGAGTTTCGCCTCGCGCTTGAGCACGTCGTGGGGCCGCAAGAGGCGATCGAAACCGTTTGCATCGGCCCTGAAGACGACATGGATCAGCGGCGGCAGGACGTGCTGGAAGCTGCCCACCGGGCTGATCGCGGCCAAGGGGTCATCATCCTCACCGATATGTTCGGCGGCACGCCCTCCAATCTTGCCATTTCGGTCATGAGCAGCGGCACGATCGAGGTCATCGCCGGCGTGAACCTGCCGATGTTGATCAAGCTTGCGGGTGTACGTAACGACGGCGACATGGAGCGATCGCTGGTCGAGGCATCGGAAGCGGGCCGAAAATATATCAACGTCGCCAGCCGTGTTCTTAGCGGCAAATAG
- a CDS encoding HPr family phosphocarrier protein: MSHSKDLLIINKRGLHARASAKFVQTVDGFDAEVTVSKDGMTVGGTSIMGLMMLAASPGCSVHVTAIGAQAMEVLAALETLVANRFGEEM, from the coding sequence ATGTCTCACTCCAAGGATCTTCTGATCATCAACAAGCGCGGTCTGCACGCACGCGCCTCGGCCAAGTTCGTGCAGACGGTCGACGGCTTTGACGCCGAGGTGACCGTTTCCAAGGACGGAATGACCGTCGGCGGAACTTCCATCATGGGTTTGATGATGCTTGCAGCGAGCCCGGGCTGCTCGGTTCATGTCACCGCCATCGGTGCGCAGGCGATGGAAGTGCTCGCCGCCCTTGAGACACTGGTCGCAAACCGCTTCGGCGAAGAAATGTAG
- the ahcY gene encoding adenosylhomocysteinase: MSNTKDYHVADIGLADFGRKEIAIAETEMPGLMACREEFGAAKPLKGARITGSLHMTIQTAVLIETLVALGAEVRWASCNIFSTQDHAAAAIAAAGIPVFAVKGETLEEYWTYTDQIFQWADGGLSNMILDDGGDATMYILLGARAEAGEDVLSLPGSEEEEILFAQIKKRLKASPGWFTKQRDAIKGVTEETTTGVNRLYQLQQKGLLPFPAINVNDSVTKSKFDNKYGCKESLVDGIRRGTDVMMAGKVAVVCGYGDVGKGSAASLQGAGARVKVTEIDPICALQAAMDGFEVVQLEDVVSSADIFITTTGNKDVIRVEHMRAMKDMAIVGNIGHFDNEIQVAGLRNLKWTNIKPQVDMIEFPKGNRMILLSEGRLLNLGNATGHPSFVMSASFSNQVLAQIELFANTGKYKNEVYILPKHLDEKVARLHLAKLGAKLTELSQEQAAYIGVTPQGPFKAEHYRY; this comes from the coding sequence ATGAGCAATACCAAGGACTATCACGTCGCCGACATCGGTCTTGCCGACTTCGGCCGCAAGGAAATCGCGATCGCCGAAACGGAAATGCCGGGCCTGATGGCTTGCCGCGAGGAATTCGGCGCGGCCAAGCCACTCAAGGGCGCCCGCATCACCGGCTCGCTGCACATGACCATCCAGACGGCCGTGCTGATCGAAACGCTGGTTGCGCTCGGCGCCGAAGTGCGCTGGGCCTCGTGCAACATCTTCTCCACCCAGGATCATGCGGCAGCCGCAATCGCCGCTGCGGGCATTCCGGTCTTCGCCGTCAAGGGCGAGACGCTGGAGGAATACTGGACCTACACCGACCAGATCTTCCAGTGGGCCGATGGCGGCCTCTCCAACATGATCCTCGACGATGGCGGCGACGCCACGATGTATATCCTGCTTGGCGCCCGCGCCGAAGCCGGCGAGGACGTGCTCTCCCTTCCGGGCTCGGAAGAGGAAGAGATCCTGTTCGCCCAGATCAAGAAGCGGCTGAAGGCTTCGCCCGGCTGGTTCACCAAGCAGCGTGATGCGATCAAGGGCGTCACCGAGGAAACCACGACCGGCGTAAACCGTCTGTACCAGCTTCAGCAGAAGGGCCTGCTGCCCTTCCCGGCGATCAACGTCAACGACTCCGTCACCAAGTCGAAGTTCGACAACAAGTACGGCTGCAAGGAATCGCTGGTCGACGGTATCCGCCGCGGTACCGACGTGATGATGGCCGGCAAGGTCGCCGTCGTCTGCGGCTATGGCGACGTCGGCAAGGGTTCGGCCGCCTCCCTTCAAGGCGCCGGCGCCCGCGTAAAGGTTACCGAGATCGACCCGATCTGCGCCCTTCAGGCCGCCATGGACGGCTTCGAGGTTGTCCAGCTCGAAGACGTCGTCAGTTCGGCCGACATCTTCATCACCACGACCGGCAACAAGGACGTCATCCGCGTCGAACACATGCGCGCGATGAAGGACATGGCGATCGTCGGCAACATCGGCCATTTCGACAACGAGATTCAGGTCGCCGGTCTGCGCAACCTCAAGTGGACGAACATCAAGCCGCAGGTCGACATGATCGAGTTCCCGAAGGGCAACCGGATGATCCTCCTGTCGGAGGGTCGCCTCCTGAACCTCGGCAATGCCACCGGCCATCCGTCCTTCGTCATGTCCGCCTCGTTCTCGAACCAGGTGCTGGCCCAGATCGAGCTCTTCGCGAATACCGGCAAGTACAAGAATGAGGTCTATATCCTGCCGAAGCACCTCGACGAGAAGGTCGCCCGGCTGCACCTCGCCAAGCTCGGGGCGAAGCTGACCGAGCTTTCCCAGGAGCAGGCCGCCTACATCGGCGTCACGCCACAGGGTCCATTCAAGGCCGAACACTACCGGTACTGA